From one Rhodovulum sp. ES.010 genomic stretch:
- a CDS encoding efflux RND transporter periplasmic adaptor subunit, producing MSVAAPGIRRVEVGYAAVVAVEPVRSMALRPLSAGRVEEARAALARAEANLRAARSRLDDRRLTAPFAGTLRLIDTDPGEYVDSTTVIGPLDDLSRVEVDFTLPERYFARVETGQTLRVTSAVYPDRAFEAEVSLRAPRIDDASRSFTVRAALDNPDRLLAGHVRRGRDPVRPIRGADAPRRRGNRRRRRHPCLHRRGRHRAAAADWPRRRSRRPDRGDRGSRARRADRGCRLGQSLGRGAGDAPAEALQSRCPVSSCTGRCWRQSCRS from the coding sequence GTGAGCGTGGCCGCACCGGGGATCCGGCGCGTCGAAGTCGGCTACGCCGCGGTCGTGGCCGTGGAGCCGGTGCGGTCGATGGCGCTGCGCCCGCTATCTGCCGGGCGCGTCGAGGAGGCGCGCGCGGCGCTGGCCCGCGCCGAGGCCAACCTGCGGGCGGCCCGCTCGCGGCTGGACGACCGGCGCCTGACAGCGCCCTTCGCCGGCACCCTGAGGCTGATCGACACCGATCCGGGCGAATATGTCGACAGCACCACGGTGATCGGCCCGCTCGACGATCTCTCGCGGGTCGAGGTCGATTTCACGCTCCCCGAGCGGTATTTCGCGCGCGTCGAGACGGGCCAGACGTTGCGCGTGACCTCGGCCGTCTACCCCGATCGCGCCTTCGAGGCCGAGGTGAGCCTGCGCGCGCCCAGGATCGACGACGCCTCGCGCAGCTTCACGGTGCGGGCGGCGTTGGACAATCCCGACAGGCTGCTGGCGGGGCATGTTCGTCGTGGCCGAGATCCTGTTCGACCGATACGAGGCGCCGACGCTCCCCGGCGACGCGGTAATCGGCGACGGCGACGGCACCCATGTCTTCACCGTCGAGGACGGCACCGCGCGGCGGCGGCAGATTGGCCTCGGCGCCGATCTCGGCGGCCGGACCGAGGTGACCGAGGGTCTCGCGCTCGACGCGCAGATCGTGGTTGCAGGCTGGGACAATCTCTCGGACGGGGCGCCGGGGACGCGCCCGCGGAGGCGCTGCAATCACGCTGTCCGGTCTCTTCCTGCACCGGCCGGTGCTGGCGACAGTCATGTCGCTCGTGA
- the bluB gene encoding 5,6-dimethylbenzimidazole synthase: MPDIAPAAPQPARRFTPDERDTIHELIRSRRDVRDEFRPDPIPDDVLWRILDAAHHAPSVGFMQPWNFILVRDLDRRGAVHRAFQAANEEAEAMFPEDTRSTYRALKLEGILKAPLNIAVTCDRSRCGPVVLGRTHNPEMDLYSSVCAVQNLWLAARAEGVGVGWVSIYNEPDLRAILGLPDHVAIVAYLCVGFVDEFYAGPELALKGWRQRLPLDTLVMHETWQDGA, from the coding sequence ATGCCCGACATCGCCCCGGCGGCACCGCAACCCGCGCGCCGCTTCACCCCGGACGAACGCGACACGATCCACGAGCTGATCCGCAGCCGGCGCGACGTGCGCGACGAGTTCCGCCCCGACCCGATCCCCGACGACGTGCTCTGGCGCATCCTCGACGCCGCCCATCACGCGCCTTCGGTGGGTTTCATGCAGCCCTGGAATTTCATCCTGGTTCGCGACCTCGACCGCCGCGGCGCGGTGCATCGCGCCTTTCAGGCCGCCAATGAAGAAGCCGAGGCGATGTTCCCCGAGGACACCCGCAGCACCTATCGCGCGCTCAAGCTGGAAGGCATCCTGAAGGCGCCCCTGAACATCGCGGTGACCTGCGACCGTTCGCGCTGCGGGCCGGTGGTGCTGGGCCGCACCCACAACCCCGAGATGGACCTCTATTCCTCGGTCTGCGCGGTGCAGAACCTGTGGCTCGCCGCGCGGGCCGAGGGCGTCGGCGTCGGCTGGGTCAGCATCTACAACGAGCCCGACCTGCGCGCGATCCTCGGCCTGCCGGATCACGTGGCAATCGTCGCCTATCTGTGCGTGGGCTTCGTCGACGAATTCTACGCCGGGCCGGAGCTTGCCCTGAAGGGCTGGCGCCAGCGGCTGCCGCTGGACACTCTGGTGATGCACGAAACCTGGCAAGACGGCGCCTGA
- a CDS encoding GNAT family N-acetyltransferase translates to MEFSTGFQGREQKVVDLFRATFTASEGAAEGALIGGLVRRQMSDTAPEDIRVFTAWENGALIGGAVFTRLTYAHDPRTVFVLSPMAVATDRQGEGIGQALLRHALADLRMQGVDVAITYGAPAFYGRVGFLPPSDTTAPTTDHGPRPLAPHPPRGLDRPIAHRRGPGAAARPVHLRRGTEQPGLLVIGASVLQSRARRSRAPD, encoded by the coding sequence ATGGAGTTTTCGACCGGCTTTCAGGGGCGCGAACAGAAGGTCGTCGACCTTTTCCGCGCGACGTTCACCGCCTCCGAGGGCGCGGCGGAAGGCGCGTTGATCGGCGGCCTCGTCCGCCGTCAGATGTCGGATACGGCGCCCGAGGACATCCGGGTATTCACCGCATGGGAGAACGGCGCGCTCATTGGCGGGGCCGTGTTCACCCGGCTGACCTACGCGCACGACCCGCGCACGGTGTTTGTCCTGTCGCCGATGGCCGTGGCGACCGACAGGCAGGGTGAGGGCATCGGGCAGGCCCTTTTGCGCCACGCACTTGCGGACCTGCGGATGCAGGGCGTCGACGTGGCGATCACCTATGGCGCCCCTGCCTTCTATGGGCGGGTCGGATTCCTGCCGCCGTCCGATACCACGGCCCCCACCACAGACCACGGCCCCCGCCCCCTTGCCCCTCACCCACCCCGAGGGCTGGATCGGCCAATCGCTCACCGGCGCGGGCCTGGCGCCGCTGCACGGCCCGTGCACCTGCGTCGCGGCACTGAACAACCCGGCCTTCTGGTGATCGGTGCAAGCGTCCTGCAGAGCCGCGCGCGGCGGAGCCGGGCTCCGGACTGA